A genomic window from Streptomyces sp. WMMC940 includes:
- a CDS encoding YndJ family protein — protein sequence MTALVNAIVMLGMLVIVPLGLRLVPGPDPGAVRRLWPLLALPGAVSLWLPRGALATALASVYALATAALALHAPARLRRTRSLAPAEIAVLTALAAPAVAGVALVAERSGHELLGFDLGILALTVPHFHFAGFAAALVAGLVCRSTGGSTGRFAAVSVPAGTLLVLAGYFTGDWAELAGAVVLTAGMWAVALLTWRDVRTGRAERLIRKLLGVSAAVLVATMLLALSWAVGEATGLPHPDLTWMAATHGLGNALGFALCSLLAWLRLEETTARTAGGRRTTARAGSTGPGST from the coding sequence ATGACCGCGCTGGTCAACGCGATCGTGATGCTCGGGATGCTGGTGATCGTTCCGCTGGGACTGCGACTGGTGCCGGGCCCGGACCCGGGCGCCGTCCGCCGGCTCTGGCCCTTGCTCGCCCTGCCCGGCGCCGTCAGCCTGTGGCTGCCCCGAGGCGCCCTCGCCACGGCCCTGGCCTCGGTCTACGCCCTCGCCACCGCCGCCCTCGCCCTGCACGCCCCGGCCCGGCTGCGGCGCACCCGCTCGCTCGCGCCGGCGGAGATCGCCGTCCTCACGGCCCTGGCCGCGCCGGCCGTGGCAGGAGTGGCGCTGGTGGCCGAACGCTCCGGCCACGAGCTGCTGGGGTTCGACCTGGGGATCCTCGCCCTGACCGTGCCGCACTTCCACTTCGCGGGCTTCGCCGCTGCGCTGGTCGCGGGCCTGGTCTGCCGTTCCACCGGGGGTTCCACCGGCCGGTTCGCGGCGGTCAGCGTGCCGGCGGGGACCCTGCTGGTACTCGCCGGCTACTTCACGGGCGACTGGGCCGAACTGGCCGGGGCGGTGGTGCTGACCGCCGGAATGTGGGCCGTCGCACTGCTGACCTGGCGCGATGTACGCACAGGCAGGGCCGAAAGGCTGATTCGCAAACTTCTCGGGGTATCGGCGGCCGTTCTGGTGGCGACGATGCTCCTCGCCCTGAGCTGGGCGGTCGGCGAGGCCACCGGCCTGCCGCACCCCGACCTCACCTGGATGGCCGCCACGCACGGCCTCGGCAACGCCCTGGGCTTCGCCCTCTGCTCGCTGCTGGCCTGGCTGCGGCTGGAGGAGACCACCGCACGGACGGCCGGCGGGCGGAGGACCACCGCACGAGCCGGATCGACAGGACCGGGGTCGACATGA
- a CDS encoding (2Fe-2S)-binding protein, whose amino-acid sequence MERTEAESIGGFFATRTREPGPGHLPLSRLHAGELAPLTARVDRVAARLRTPERRVAASIAHLGLAARLWSTALGPAALHGEFPDPAAGALYWDPELGSPDDLCWTGAGTLPGTVDGIREAVQYGHLLPLADALRGDVRISHRLLWGNAGSALAGALREIRRWARERDRPDVAERATVLTAGLMDHPDLSGTVRGPALRRTSCCLYYRCPGGGLCGDCVFDRPPGGQRR is encoded by the coding sequence ATGGAGCGGACGGAGGCGGAGTCGATCGGTGGCTTCTTCGCGACCCGGACCCGAGAGCCCGGCCCCGGCCATCTGCCGCTGTCCAGGCTCCACGCCGGCGAACTCGCGCCCCTGACCGCCCGCGTCGACCGCGTCGCGGCCCGGCTGCGCACCCCCGAACGCCGCGTCGCCGCCTCCATCGCCCACCTCGGGCTCGCCGCCCGGCTCTGGTCCACGGCGCTCGGCCCGGCGGCGCTCCACGGTGAGTTCCCCGACCCGGCCGCCGGAGCCCTGTACTGGGACCCGGAGCTCGGCTCGCCCGACGATCTCTGCTGGACAGGGGCCGGGACGCTCCCCGGCACCGTCGACGGCATCCGGGAGGCGGTCCAGTACGGCCACCTCCTCCCGCTCGCCGACGCCCTGCGGGGCGACGTCCGCATCTCGCACCGGCTGCTGTGGGGCAACGCCGGCTCCGCGCTCGCCGGCGCCCTGCGCGAGATCCGGCGCTGGGCGCGGGAACGGGACCGGCCCGACGTGGCCGAGCGCGCCACCGTACTCACCGCGGGCCTGATGGACCACCCGGACCTCTCCGGCACCGTGAGGGGTCCGGCGCTGCGCCGTACCAGCTGCTGCCTCTACTACCGCTGCCCGGGCGGAGGACTGTGCGGCGACTGCGTCTTCGACCGCCCGCCCGGCGGGCAACGGCGGTAG
- a CDS encoding DUF6777 domain-containing protein, with translation MFVRSPMYRRHAGLAAMSAGLSAALLVTGCSSLTDQGQSGSTPSQEVRLQPAAEPGPDPFTPSTATVTAVSRQLPAPRASNSAQKDADVRSIRTVLGSTPGLYGGTRSVASCDVEQQIRFLVADQGKAQAFAEGVGVGQEDMPGFLRGLTPVVLRADARVTNHGYRDGVAQRRQAVLQAGTAVLVDEHGSPRVRCGSGSPLASPVVTAGAVNEQGKPWQGYDRDRVVVITRAAHVIDALVIVDIAANTWMERRSGSDGEADQNPQVPPAYDPGLHVADAPQGPQPAGPGSPSEPPPPSPDASGPRPASPSAVRPGVPSSPTRGPDGPPPILPDAPLPDGAGQGTGGQDAGGSGGFDQGGAGLSDSDILISPDSVGGAGQGSGAVGGAGQGSGAVGGVDQGSGAVGGVDQGSGAVGGAGEPQGGPGVILPDAPLPGGTGTGTGLPAPGGGSVQG, from the coding sequence ATGTTCGTGCGCTCACCGATGTATCGCCGGCACGCCGGGCTGGCCGCGATGTCGGCCGGCTTGTCGGCCGCACTGCTGGTCACTGGCTGCAGCAGTCTCACGGATCAGGGGCAGTCGGGCTCGACCCCCTCGCAGGAGGTCCGTCTGCAGCCGGCCGCGGAGCCCGGCCCCGATCCGTTCACGCCCTCCACGGCCACCGTGACGGCGGTGTCCCGTCAGCTGCCGGCGCCACGCGCGTCCAACTCCGCGCAGAAGGACGCCGATGTGCGGTCCATCCGCACGGTGCTGGGCTCCACGCCCGGACTGTACGGCGGCACGCGGTCCGTCGCGAGCTGTGACGTGGAGCAGCAGATCCGGTTCCTGGTCGCCGACCAGGGCAAGGCGCAGGCGTTCGCCGAGGGCGTCGGCGTCGGCCAGGAGGACATGCCGGGGTTCCTGCGGGGTCTCACCCCCGTGGTGCTGAGGGCCGACGCCCGGGTCACCAACCACGGCTACCGCGACGGTGTCGCCCAGCGCCGGCAGGCCGTCCTCCAGGCCGGGACCGCGGTGCTCGTCGACGAGCACGGCTCGCCGCGGGTCCGCTGCGGGTCCGGGAGTCCGCTCGCCTCCCCCGTGGTGACCGCCGGGGCGGTGAACGAGCAGGGCAAGCCCTGGCAGGGGTACGACCGTGACCGCGTGGTCGTGATCACCCGGGCCGCGCACGTGATCGACGCTCTGGTGATCGTCGACATCGCCGCCAACACCTGGATGGAGCGCAGGAGCGGCTCCGACGGCGAGGCGGACCAGAACCCGCAGGTGCCGCCCGCCTACGATCCGGGGCTCCACGTCGCCGACGCACCCCAGGGGCCCCAGCCGGCCGGGCCCGGGTCGCCGAGCGAACCGCCGCCGCCGAGTCCCGACGCCTCCGGTCCGCGGCCGGCGTCTCCGAGCGCGGTCCGCCCCGGTGTCCCGAGCTCGCCGACCCGTGGGCCCGACGGCCCGCCGCCCATCCTCCCGGACGCGCCGCTGCCCGACGGGGCGGGCCAGGGCACCGGCGGGCAGGACGCGGGCGGCTCGGGCGGGTTCGACCAGGGCGGTGCCGGTCTGAGCGACAGCGACATCCTGATCTCGCCGGACTCCGTCGGTGGCGCCGGTCAGGGCTCGGGTGCCGTCGGTGGCGCCGGCCAGGGCTCGGGCGCCGTCGGCGGCGTGGACCAGGGCTCGGGTGCCGTCGGCGGCGTGGACCAGGGCTCGGGTGCCGTCGGCGGCGCGGGCGAGCCCCAGGGTGGGCCCGGCGTCATCCTTCCGGACGCGCCGCTTCCCGGCGGTACCGGGACCGGTACCGGCCTGCCCGCCCCCGGCGGCGGGAGTGTCCAGGGCTGA
- a CDS encoding SpoIIE family protein phosphatase produces the protein MVDRAAGALSLPDDWPANPDLSLALNRMGSFDWDLDSGLMHLDQPALDVFDTPADQYDGRPETLARRFPRGEAARLDELVSQALKNGSSHYGAYFRIRCRNGTLRWTHTQGSVVRDAEGRPHRIIGIVRDATQELAESSARLELDAERRRQTSVVESTTAALAHARTVKDVIDVLKDSHGLEHLGATSLVMGLLESGRIHLVAEGPEGSFVPGTRFTRVDEQYPMSEVIRTLVPRFIESKEDFAGSYPRLWPHISGLGITSAAYMPLIAQARPIGALGLLYREKTGFTTEERNLLVALSSSIAQSLQRAMLFEQEHDLAEGLQQAMLPRRIPSVPGARIAVRYRSARLGRDIGGDWYDVIPLPGGRVGAIIGDVQGHDTHAAAVMGQLRIVLRAYAAEGHTPATVMARASVFLHELDTDRFATCIYAEADLTTGVVQMVRAGHVDPLLLDSDGEGRRIPVEGGMPLGLSAEFGRLEYPVATLELDPGQTLLLYTDGLVEQPGADLDDGMRQLTNAIRGGSKNLQLLADQLCEEVDERGGDDDVALLMLQRRGAYAPHSGGRLQQHVAQNDPEALSSARHMIRAAVRAWGAADRSDEIELAADELITNALMHTDGGAIVTVRVLTGPERRLRAEVEDSSSALPRRREAGDAGVSGRGLMLVDRLADVWGVESRGTGKCVWCEFTVPVRVAT, from the coding sequence ATGGTTGATCGGGCAGCGGGGGCCCTGTCGCTTCCCGACGACTGGCCCGCCAACCCGGATCTGAGCCTGGCCCTCAACCGCATGGGCAGCTTCGACTGGGACCTCGACAGCGGGCTGATGCATCTGGATCAGCCCGCTCTCGACGTGTTCGACACGCCGGCCGACCAGTACGACGGCCGCCCCGAGACCCTGGCCCGGCGTTTCCCGCGCGGCGAGGCCGCCCGGCTGGACGAGCTGGTCTCGCAGGCGCTGAAGAACGGCAGCTCCCACTACGGTGCGTACTTCCGCATCCGCTGCCGCAACGGCACCCTGCGCTGGACGCACACCCAGGGGTCGGTGGTCCGCGACGCCGAGGGCCGCCCCCACCGCATCATCGGCATCGTCCGCGACGCCACCCAGGAGCTCGCCGAATCCTCCGCCCGGCTCGAACTCGACGCGGAACGCCGACGTCAGACCAGCGTCGTGGAGAGCACCACGGCCGCCCTCGCCCACGCCAGGACCGTCAAGGACGTCATCGACGTGCTCAAGGACTCGCACGGGCTGGAACACCTCGGCGCCACCAGCCTGGTGATGGGGCTGCTGGAGTCCGGGCGCATCCATCTCGTCGCGGAGGGCCCGGAGGGCTCCTTCGTCCCGGGCACCCGATTCACCCGGGTCGACGAGCAGTACCCGATGAGCGAGGTCATCCGCACGCTGGTGCCCCGGTTCATCGAGTCCAAGGAGGACTTCGCCGGCTCGTACCCGCGGCTCTGGCCGCACATCAGCGGACTCGGCATCACCTCCGCGGCCTACATGCCGCTGATCGCCCAGGCCAGGCCGATCGGCGCGCTCGGACTGCTGTACAGGGAGAAGACCGGCTTCACCACCGAGGAGCGCAATCTGCTCGTGGCGCTGAGCAGCAGCATCGCGCAGAGCCTGCAGCGGGCCATGCTCTTCGAGCAGGAGCACGACCTGGCCGAGGGGCTCCAGCAGGCGATGCTGCCCCGCCGCATCCCCTCCGTGCCCGGGGCCCGGATCGCGGTGCGATACCGTTCGGCTCGCCTCGGCCGCGACATCGGCGGCGACTGGTACGACGTCATCCCCCTGCCCGGGGGTCGGGTCGGCGCGATCATCGGAGACGTCCAGGGGCATGACACCCACGCCGCCGCCGTCATGGGCCAACTGCGCATCGTGCTGCGCGCGTACGCGGCCGAAGGGCACACTCCCGCGACGGTGATGGCCCGCGCCTCGGTCTTCCTCCATGAGCTCGACACCGACCGCTTCGCCACCTGCATCTACGCGGAGGCCGACCTCACCACGGGCGTCGTGCAGATGGTCCGCGCCGGCCATGTCGACCCGCTGCTCCTCGACTCCGACGGGGAGGGCCGCCGGATCCCGGTGGAGGGTGGGATGCCACTGGGCCTGTCCGCCGAGTTCGGCCGGCTCGAGTACCCCGTCGCCACCCTGGAACTCGACCCCGGACAGACCCTGTTGCTCTACACCGACGGGCTCGTCGAACAGCCCGGTGCCGACCTCGACGACGGGATGCGGCAGCTCACGAACGCGATCCGGGGCGGCTCCAAGAACCTCCAGCTGCTCGCGGACCAGCTCTGCGAGGAGGTCGACGAGCGAGGCGGCGACGACGACGTCGCGCTGCTGATGCTCCAGCGCCGCGGCGCGTACGCCCCGCACTCCGGCGGGCGGCTCCAGCAGCACGTCGCCCAGAACGACCCCGAGGCGCTCAGCTCCGCCCGGCACATGATCCGGGCCGCCGTTCGGGCCTGGGGTGCGGCGGACCGCTCGGACGAGATCGAGCTGGCGGCCGACGAACTGATCACCAATGCCCTGATGCACACCGACGGCGGGGCGATCGTGACCGTGCGCGTGCTCACGGGGCCCGAGCGGCGGCTGCGGGCCGAGGTCGAGGACTCCTCCAGCGCCCTGCCCCGGCGCCGGGAGGCGGGGGACGCCGGGGTCTCCGGCAGGGGACTGATGCTGGTGGACCGGCTGGCGGACGTCTGGGGCGTGGAGTCGCGCGGCACCGGCAAATGCGTGTGGTGCGAGTTCACCGTCCCGGTCCGGGTGGCAACCTGA
- a CDS encoding lipase maturation factor family protein yields the protein MEWFSAPDYWLSRLVFQRALAALYLAAFVGAALQFRALIGERGMLPVPEYLRYAPMRRAPSIFQLHYSDRFFACCAWAGAVLSAALLGGAADHLPLWTAMLWWAVLWALYLSIVNVGQTWYAFGWESLLLETGFLAVFLGNERAAPPVLVLWLLRWLLFRVEFGAGLIKVRGDECWRRLTCLYYHHETQPMPGPLSWFFHRLPGPLHRIEAAANHVTQLLVPVLLFTPQPVASAAAGLIVVTQLWLVLSGNFAWLNWLTIALALSAIDLSALAGPHPLPAPPLWYEVLVIAATVLVLALSHRPVRNLISRRQAMNRSFDPLHLVNTYGAFGTVGRVRYEVVIEGTDEPVPRPGTVWREYEFKGKPGDLRRLPRQYAPYHLRLDWLMWFAALSPAYARSWFGGFVERLLENDRDTLRLLRRNPFPDAPPSYVRARLYHYTFTDWRRLRSTGAWWQRRYLREYLPPTRLSSTDVPAERV from the coding sequence ATGGAGTGGTTCTCGGCACCCGACTACTGGCTGAGCAGACTCGTCTTCCAGCGGGCGCTGGCCGCTCTGTACCTGGCGGCCTTCGTCGGGGCGGCCCTCCAGTTCCGCGCCCTCATCGGCGAGCGCGGCATGCTCCCGGTACCCGAGTACCTGCGGTACGCCCCGATGCGGCGGGCGCCGAGCATCTTCCAACTGCACTACTCGGACCGGTTCTTCGCCTGCTGCGCCTGGGCGGGGGCGGTGCTCTCGGCCGCGCTGCTCGGGGGCGCGGCCGACCACCTCCCGCTGTGGACGGCGATGCTGTGGTGGGCGGTGCTGTGGGCGCTGTACCTCTCGATCGTCAACGTGGGGCAGACCTGGTACGCCTTCGGCTGGGAGTCGCTGCTGCTGGAGACCGGGTTCCTCGCGGTCTTCCTCGGGAACGAGCGGGCCGCGCCCCCGGTGCTCGTGCTGTGGCTGCTGCGCTGGCTGCTCTTCCGGGTGGAGTTCGGCGCCGGGCTGATCAAGGTACGCGGCGACGAGTGCTGGCGCCGGCTGACGTGCCTGTACTACCACCACGAGACCCAACCGATGCCCGGCCCGCTCAGCTGGTTCTTCCACCGTCTGCCGGGACCGCTGCACCGGATCGAGGCCGCCGCCAACCACGTGACCCAACTTCTGGTGCCGGTGCTGCTGTTCACTCCGCAGCCGGTCGCCTCCGCGGCGGCGGGGCTGATCGTCGTCACCCAGCTGTGGCTCGTCCTGTCCGGCAACTTCGCCTGGCTCAACTGGCTGACGATCGCCCTCGCGCTCTCCGCAATCGACCTCTCCGCCCTCGCCGGGCCGCACCCGCTGCCCGCCCCGCCGCTCTGGTACGAGGTCCTGGTGATCGCGGCGACCGTCCTCGTCCTCGCTCTGAGCCATCGCCCCGTGCGCAACCTGATCTCCCGGCGGCAGGCGATGAACCGGTCCTTCGACCCGCTCCACCTGGTCAACACCTACGGCGCGTTCGGAACCGTCGGGAGGGTCCGGTACGAGGTCGTGATCGAGGGCACGGACGAACCGGTGCCCCGTCCCGGCACGGTGTGGCGGGAGTACGAGTTCAAGGGGAAGCCGGGCGACCTCCGCCGGCTGCCCCGACAGTACGCCCCGTACCACCTGCGCCTCGACTGGCTGATGTGGTTCGCCGCTCTCTCCCCCGCCTACGCCCGGTCCTGGTTCGGCGGCTTCGTGGAGCGGCTGCTGGAGAACGACCGGGACACGCTGAGGCTGCTCCGCCGCAATCCCTTCCCCGACGCACCGCCCTCGTACGTCAGGGCCCGGCTGTACCACTACACGTTCACGGACTGGCGGCGGCTGCGCTCCACGGGCGCGTGGTGGCAGCGGCGCTATCTGCGCGAGTATCTGCCGCCGACCCGGCTGAGCAGCACGGACGTCCCGGCGGAACGGGTCTGA
- a CDS encoding DUF1990 family protein, giving the protein MTRIDRNGKDRDVTLAEGLNYAETGATRRTPLPEGYHHLHVRVPVGHGPAALETAGAAITGWAMHRASGARLTASTARAEPGTSVEISLGVGPLRFRAPCRVIWTAYGPDRIGFAYGTLTGHPECGEESFLAESAEDGSVWFTVTAFSRPARWYTRLAGPLVPVAQRMYARRLGARLRRLVAEADTRSTGGPRWSGSRHPTTG; this is encoded by the coding sequence ATGACCCGGATCGACAGGAACGGAAAGGACCGCGACGTGACCCTCGCCGAAGGACTCAACTACGCCGAGACCGGCGCCACCCGCCGCACCCCCCTGCCCGAGGGCTACCACCACCTCCACGTCCGCGTGCCGGTGGGCCACGGCCCCGCGGCCCTGGAGACCGCGGGCGCCGCCATCACCGGCTGGGCGATGCACCGCGCGTCCGGGGCGCGGTTGACCGCCTCCACCGCCCGCGCCGAACCGGGCACCTCGGTCGAGATCTCGCTCGGCGTGGGACCGCTGCGCTTCCGTGCCCCCTGCCGGGTGATCTGGACCGCGTACGGACCGGACCGCATCGGATTCGCCTACGGCACGCTGACCGGCCACCCCGAGTGCGGCGAGGAGAGCTTCCTCGCGGAGTCGGCGGAGGACGGTTCCGTGTGGTTCACGGTGACGGCGTTCAGCAGGCCCGCCCGCTGGTACACCCGGCTCGCCGGGCCGCTCGTACCCGTGGCGCAGCGGATGTACGCGCGACGGCTCGGTGCCCGCCTGCGCCGGCTCGTCGCCGAGGCGGATACTCGGAGTACGGGAGGTCCGCGATGGAGTGGTTCTCGGCACCCGACTACTGGCTGA
- a CDS encoding SDR family NAD(P)-dependent oxidoreductase, whose product MTVTDDSLDFGPGIDPERLAVCLGVLEELDRLEVDHPDAVAVRRATAGIYRTVKQRRRQERRAAKTAHDKAVTEATATGSADRIDDETQGLLPSSSVTGEIAGILQRPRSCYICKARYVEVDAFYHQLCQKCAAENRARRDARTDLNGRRALLTGGRAKIGMYIALRLLRDGAHTTITTRFPNDAVRRFKAMPDSDEWIHRLKIVGIDLRDPAQVVALADSVAAEGPLDILINNAAQTVRRSPQAYSELVAAEGAPLPAGELPAAEVIGIFGSGGVDRVAALPGPRSEGLSAQEVTGLALVSGSASLARIEAGTAIDAGGLVPDLHDTNSWIQTVSEVDPVELLEVQLCNSTAPFILISRLRAAMAASSARRKYVVNVSAMEGVFSRGYKGAGHPHTNMAKAALNMLTRTSAQEMFEADGILMTAVDTGWITDERPHPDKVRLAAEGFHAPLDLVDGAARVYDPIVRGEAGEDLFGCFLKDYDRANW is encoded by the coding sequence ATGACGGTGACAGACGACAGCCTGGACTTCGGCCCCGGCATCGACCCCGAGCGACTGGCCGTCTGCCTGGGCGTTCTCGAGGAGCTCGACCGCCTGGAGGTCGACCACCCCGACGCGGTCGCCGTCCGCAGGGCCACCGCGGGGATCTACCGCACCGTGAAGCAGCGCCGCCGCCAGGAGCGCCGCGCCGCCAAGACCGCCCACGACAAGGCCGTCACCGAGGCCACCGCGACCGGCTCCGCGGACCGCATCGACGACGAGACCCAGGGACTGCTGCCGTCCTCGTCGGTGACGGGGGAGATCGCGGGCATCCTCCAGCGCCCCCGGTCCTGCTACATCTGCAAGGCCCGCTACGTCGAGGTCGACGCCTTCTACCACCAGCTGTGCCAGAAGTGCGCGGCCGAGAACCGGGCCCGCCGCGACGCCCGCACCGACCTGAACGGCCGGCGTGCGCTGCTCACCGGTGGCCGGGCCAAGATCGGTATGTACATCGCGCTGCGGTTGCTCCGCGACGGCGCCCACACCACCATCACCACCCGCTTCCCGAACGACGCGGTCCGCCGCTTCAAGGCGATGCCGGACAGTGACGAGTGGATCCACCGGCTCAAGATCGTCGGTATAGACCTCCGTGACCCCGCGCAGGTCGTCGCGCTCGCCGATTCGGTCGCGGCCGAGGGGCCGCTGGACATCCTGATCAACAACGCCGCGCAGACCGTGCGCCGTTCCCCGCAGGCGTACAGCGAGCTCGTCGCGGCAGAGGGGGCACCGCTGCCCGCGGGTGAACTGCCCGCCGCCGAGGTGATCGGCATCTTCGGCAGCGGTGGGGTGGACCGGGTCGCGGCCCTGCCCGGGCCCCGCTCGGAAGGGCTGAGCGCCCAGGAGGTCACCGGTCTCGCCCTCGTCTCCGGGTCGGCGTCGCTCGCGCGGATCGAGGCCGGCACCGCGATCGACGCCGGCGGGCTCGTGCCCGATCTGCACGACACCAACAGCTGGATCCAGACCGTCTCCGAGGTCGACCCGGTCGAGCTCCTCGAAGTGCAGCTGTGCAACTCCACGGCGCCGTTCATCCTGATCAGCCGGCTCCGCGCGGCGATGGCCGCGTCCTCGGCCCGGCGCAAGTACGTCGTGAACGTCTCCGCCATGGAGGGCGTCTTCAGCCGCGGCTACAAGGGCGCCGGCCATCCGCACACCAATATGGCCAAGGCGGCCCTGAACATGCTGACGCGCACCAGTGCCCAGGAGATGTTCGAGGCCGACGGCATCCTGATGACCGCCGTCGACACCGGCTGGATCACCGACGAGCGTCCGCACCCGGACAAGGTGCGCCTCGCGGCCGAGGGCTTCCACGCCCCGCTGGACCTGGTCGACGGCGCGGCCCGGGTGTACGACCCGATCGTGCGCGGCGAGGCCGGCGAGGACCTCTTCGGCTGCTTCCTGAAGGATTACGACCGCGCGAACTGGTGA